In the Brienomyrus brachyistius isolate T26 chromosome 20, BBRACH_0.4, whole genome shotgun sequence genome, one interval contains:
- the wbp1lb gene encoding WW domain binding protein 1-like b, whose amino-acid sequence MGMFLLQIVSVSSTATAVEENKLYCDGVNNQSYTCESGHCCGQSQCCSYYYELWWFWLVWAVIFILSCCCICHHRRTKHRLQQQQRQHEINLIAYREAHNYSSVPFYFRFLPNYLLPEYEEVVNHPPTPPPPYSALNSSQTAASSPLTPEHLDSLQLPSQSTAHPPPGDTHPSHHSVEEGTFPTEYIQKEESKAQLVPGSGRPELLEVSDRESPCPEKQGEDCCKELLKDTEHWKEEEEREGVEEGRMGGRHRRFTGDSGIEVCVCSPVQESEVLQELGESLGDHPVAPADFCDDCASCGRHASFRDEGQGQPTAERRAESQAQPPSCVLLHTISEQEGPN is encoded by the exons ATGGGCATGTTTTTGCTCCAAATCGTTTCTGTTAGCTCCACCGCGACGGCAGTCGAGGAG AACAAATTATACTGCGATGGAGTAAACAATCAGAGCTACACATGTGAGTCAGGACACTGCTGTGGACAGTCTCAGTGCTGCAGTTACTACTACGAGCTCTGGT GGTTCTGGCTGGTGTGGGCCGTGATCTTCATCCTGAGCTGCTGTTGCATTTGCCACCACCGGCGCACAaagcacaggctgcagcagcagcagcggcaGCACGAGATCAACCTCATCGCCTACCGGGAAGCTCACAATTACTCCTCTGTTCCCTTCTATTTCA GGTTTCTGCCAAATTACCTCTTACCCGAATATGAGGAAGTGGTCAaccaccctcccaccccccctcctccttATAGCGCCTTGAACTCCAGTCAGACGGCTGCTTCCAGCCCTTTAACCCCTGAGCATCTGGACAGTCTTCAGCTCCCCTCGCAGTCCACAGCGCATCCACCCCCTGGCGACACGCACCCCTCCCACCACAGCGTGGAGGAGGGCACCTTTCCGACAGAGTACATCCAaaaagaggagagcaaggcccAGCTGGTGCCGGGATCCGGTAGGCCCGAGCTTCTGGAAGTTTCTGACAGGGAGTCACCCTGTCCAGAGAAGCAGGGGGAAGACTGCTGCAAGGAGCTGCTGAAGGATACTGAACActggaaggaggaggaggagcgggAGGGAGTGGAGGAGGGGAGAATGGGGGGTCGGCATCGACGCTTCACTGGCGACTCCGGAAtcgaagtgtgtgtgtgcagcccGGTGCAGGAGAGCGAGGTTCTGCAGGAGCTGGGCGAGTCGCTGGGCGACCACCCAGTGGCGCCCGCGGACTTCTGCGACGACTGCGCCTCCTGCGGCCGCCACGCCTCCTTCAGGGATGAGGGGCAGGGCCAGCCCACAGCTGAGAGGAGGGCGGAGTCCCAGGCACAACCTCCCAGCTGCGTGCTGCTGCATACCATAAGTGAGCAGGAAGGGCCGAACTAG